aattgcccaacagtaatttgtttacccaccgtgtgctatttctcgagagaagccactagtgaaatctacggcccccgggtctattctttatcatatttgctttccgatctattatttgccacttttattttcagatctattgttccaataacccaaaaataccttcctgcactttttatttgcatattttatttcgtatttttatcaagatctatttatcaaatctCATACAAAACAATTCATCTTTTTActgaggagggattgacaacccctcttacgcgtcgggttgcaagtatttgttctttgtgtgtaggtaccgtttacatagtgttgcttggtcttgctactggattgataccttggtttcataactaagggaaatacctaccgtagctgatgcatcatcccttcctctttggggaattACCGACGCAGGTTCACGCGACATCATAAACTGCTTTgggaaccactgcaaaggaaaaaagattcagacattgacatctaacacaactcattatgggcagtaaaaagaaggctacagagtTCTTACTAACCATGCTGAAGTTCACtattgtcttgcataaagtgtaaacaaatagtacGATTAACAACTTTTGTCtaattttaataacaatctttatcagtttcctcacttgatgctggttcatgaatatctcattgccccatacgcagaaagggtcgaagcgtggatctttaccaatgacatatatacctaaaagcaccaagttaatattagaagctgaACAACAAATGCACGATGATTTAGTACAACGCTCCCTCCGTCCCATTATAGAAGATCTTATTACACCTAATATACTCACACATtggatgaattaacatcttatattacgGGGCGGATGGCGTTTATTACATTTTTACAAATATCGGGCGATTAACTGCAGTTAACTGCTGCTATGTTGTTATTGTTGATGCTCTTCCATgaatatctagacatcatcagtacattaaggtaacactctttcttgttgctatgtagcctaggattgcatatttactcattcagtacaatgcatgttgctatgtagcctcagatatattaaatatggccATAGTTAACCTAccgataaatgggttacagatatattcagtgaaatgtcCGATTCGATGATTAATCCCTTATAATCCCCCgggctatatggtaccagctaccgatagcCTGAAAAGTGAGTATATATAATCAATGCAATggaactaacctcgatggaaaataTCAGTTGTTCCCAATATTGTCCTGTGTGAGTACATCTAAAGACATGTTAAGTataacaggctaaacatcaatcaaatatatccatggtagacaacataatctacaaatgatagcttcagtgtgcgGATTTAAGCACACTAGTTAAGCAAAATAAGAAGTGAACAGGTGTGTTAataacatttaaaaacaagcaaatatagtcattcaaactggtatcgTGCAGGTCtgaagtacactagttattgttaaaaaaaAAGGGGTGTTAACTTCAACATCCTTCACAGCAActaaatatcgtaattcatagtggtattgttgaaactattattgatgaaattgaactgcacagtaaataattgcacatatagagcatcatattttgaataactgaaataaatAAGGCATAAGGCCATCTCTATCTTATCCCCTAACGGAGTAAAACCCTTAGTGGAGTATGTGTGACAGGGCTATTCTATTACTAGTAACATAATATTATTCTGGTGTCCTCGGCCCTATATAGAGCAGCGACCGAACCGGCGGTACTGGagtgaaagaaaagaaaacacggGAGCCCAACTCCTCGAGCCCATCATCGTCCTCATCCACAACCCCACGTGACCACGCCCCACCCCACGACCCGCCTCGCACCTTCTCCCTCCCGGCCGCCGTGCGTGTCCCAGCCCTGACCGCCGCGCGCCTCCCACCTCCCGGCCGCCGCGCGCCTCCACCTTCTGTCCACCGGCACGCCTCCACCTCCCGTCTGCCGCCGCACCTCGACCTCTCGACCACCGCGCGCGTCCTTCCCCGATTGTCGGCATGCCTCCACCTCCTACATGCCGCCATGGACCTCCATCCCCGGTGCGCTGGCCCCCTCTTCCCCACCGCGCCACCGCCCCCCTCTGCCTCACCGGGTCGCACCGCGTCCCCCCTCCTCCGCCTCACCGCGCTGCCCCCAAGCGCGACGCCGTCGACACAATTGCAGGGCCAACTTGCTGCTGACCATGCAATCTTCCTGAAGGAGCTCGTGTCCAACGAGACTGTAAGGAACAAGTACTCGAGTTTTGAACTTCTTACTCAGTCATGCTAGTACTGAGGGAAAATGGACTGAAATGTATTGCAATTTATCTCTCCGAGACCCTGACAATTATTCAGTCCACGCGGCCATGCAGTCCAACTGCATCCGCCATCTCAGTGCGACCTCTTATACCTTTGCAACCATGTGGCCCGCCATCCACCGAGTAGTCCAACCTCAGGTGCGGCATTGTCAGCAGCATGTTGGGGGTCCTTTGTTTCTCTTGTGGCTGCTCCAAGCCGCAACACCTCATGCCATCGTCATCTCTGCAGGGCCATGTTCTGAGAAAATCCCCTGAAGCGAAATTGTTGCCGATAGCCATTGACCATGAAGCTTCTCTGCCCTGCTGCTACTACTACATGAGGTGATCGTAGTGCTCAGTTATTTTCGTGTGATGCTGCTACTGTAGCCCACTCTGAATGCATAGGTGCCGAGTGTGCTGCACTAGCCATTTTATTATTAACACGTACATCTAGCTTGTCTTGAAGCTCCATGATGTGGAAAAAACATTGGGGAAACTTCATGTTCTACATAGATGGAGTTCTGTTCGGCTGCACTTTGTGTCATTTAGGTTGCTCTCTACCTAGTATCTAACAAAAAAAGAATTAGTCACTTGAGCGTTTTAGAAGAAAAAACTAAAGCTGAAATATCCCTCATGTTCTGTCTGTGCTTACGTATGTAAACATGATTTGTATGACAAAGAAGCTCTGCTAAGTTAAATAGATTCAGTCGCATATATGTTTGTATGAAAGTACAAGCATAGGTCAGGACTTCTTTTATGATGTTTATGCTGAGTTCCACTACAAAAATGTATACTTTGTCTCTGAAAAAAGTTACTAATATAAAGTTTCCATTCCTGTCTATTATAATCAATACTGATGGACATATCAGGTCGTGTGGCCACACTTTTTTTGAAGGCGTATCTCCATGCAATTGCACCTTTTTCCCTGGTCCTTTGAGAGGTGACTAACTTGTTGTCTATGCTGCTCTTTCAGTAACTGAACTGTTTTCATGTGGAACTATTGCAAACCAAACAGGCCCTAAGCTTGGTGCATATCACGAATAATGGCATAACTAAGATATTGTGCACATTACAGTGTTGAGAAAGAGAAGTAGCTGTTTGAACACTCCAGCAAAGGTCAGGAATCCACTATGGAAGCTTAATCAGAGCTTGCCTTAGTATCTGAAATCTTGACTGTAGTAGTGGACCATGACATGAGTGTCCATGGTTGAAAAACCTTGACTGAACCATGACATTGTCGTATCTGTGCTACTTTTAAGTTATGCATTGCTCAGTGTTTCAACCACAGTGGGCACTAGTGCTCCCTTCCTTAAGAATTATCATCAATTATAGGTTTTTTGCACCACAAAATTTTGATTATATTGATACCTAATAATAGCACGTGCTCATTTTGAATTGAAACAAAAAGAGTCTCTCTAATAATAAATGGGCTCTCTAATAATAAGTTCTAAGGAAATAAATATTGAAGTTCATATTTCAAAACAAATGAAGTATTTTGGAAGTAAAACAAACTATTTCAAAGTACATAAATTATATTTAGGTATCTTTGTGTACTTCAACGTTACTGTACATGAACTTGTTCTTTTTACGTGAACTTGAACATTTGCCCATCCGACAAACAGTTTGAGTTGCACTTTTTTTGCTATATTTGATCTGTCATATTTCTCTAGTTCCATCTCGTTCTTGAGTTCTTCTGACTGAGAGCTAGTAAGATCAAACATGAATTTACATCAGTTCAAAAAACAGATTGTTGGGAAATAAGATTAAGACCAGAAACCAGAAAAGATGTACAAAAAGAAAATTAAAAACTGTTGCATTGGGACCTATATAAGAAAACAATTTCCTGATTACGACGAATTTAAATAAAAACTTGGAAAAGTTCGAAAAAAATCACATAGAAAGTCCGAACTCCAAAACCTGGCAAGTTCATGGTAAAAACAAAAATAGGCAGAAAAGGTACACCCCCATTGATTCATTCAAAATAGAAAAGTTGGGAAGCTCACGGGCATACCTCTAAAAAGAGTTAAGTATAGAATTTCAAATAAATAAAAATGAGTAGTTCTATGTTAAAAATACAATATGTGAGTTCAATATAGCAGTCCATTAGTTTAGTAGTTGGTACTACAATTTATTTTTCAGTGTACCTATAATGTCCAATTTTTCTTTCAGTTCAATTCCTAGATTTCATTCAGTTCAATTCTTATGCAGGTActtggtggtggcattgcttcactTCCCTTGTTATGCTCTCTTCGCCCAAGTTCCGAGAATCAAGAAAACAAATACTAGTGCTTTGCATGAAAATGTACGAGCAACAAAAACCCACAAAGGCCTTTGCGTAGAAACATCACCTCCACACCCCCTCCATTCATGCGCAGTACATGCTTCTCCGGCCGCCGCGCCGCGTGGATCCAACAAGGCTGCGTCACACCGGTCCCGGATCCGCCCGCTTCCAATGAGGTTGCGTCACCCGCCGGCGCACCTCTGCCTCGCTGTGGGCAGTGGATGCTCCTCCGCAGGTCAACCTCCTGGTAGCGGGTAGTTCGATGCTCCCTATCGTGCTACTATCGGCGCTCCCTCGAGCTCCACAAGAACTTATTTCCAGCTGCGTCTGCACTCTGAAAAGGTACTGATTCAAACACTGAAGCTGCTTCTTCAAACGATTAAACTGAAATTATTACTTCAACTACTGTAAGTTCACAAACTTGAAGGAGGAATTATTGTTTCTTATTGGAGAAGGCCTGGTGTTTAGTTGGTGTCTGTGTGGTACCTACATCGGCATTTTCCATCAAGACCTCCAGAAAAAGAGAGGTCATCTCAAGGTGAAAACACGAAATCCTTGTACTGCTCTCTTTATTGTCTCACTCATTCATATTATTATATGTACACAAATCCATGTCATCTTGAATTTGTTACACCGGTGCGGGAGCAAAAACAGATGCACAAGTTCATCTTTTGTGACACTCAGTTCGAATTCTGATTTTAGTTCAGTGCAATTCTTATTTTTTTTGTTCTGTTCATTTTCTTATTTTAGTATGGTGCCTTATTGAGTTTCTAATCTTCTGAATTTTGGTTACCACACACCAGTCTGGTCGTTCAGATATTCATTTTCGAGAagtaataaaaataaaaattaaaagcTCGTCCATCAAAAAGGTTCACATAGCATTATACTGTTTCACATGGTATTGTCCAGTAAGTACATTTTCTATAGTTGGTTTCTATACTAAACTCATTATTAGTTTCGTTTGTATTACTTTGTCAGTTAATGAAAAAACACAAAATAGTTGGGTGCGTGCGCAAAAATATCATCAGTACACATTTCAAAATTATGTAAGTTTAGATATATCACCTAAAAATAGTTCAAAGAAAAATTATGTAAGTTCAATCTGTGTGCTGCTACAAATTTGCACTTCTTGTCCAGTCGTACTAGTACTGATGAATAACGAGTTACTGATATAACTATTACTGATTGAAAAATGTAGGGGTTGAAGTAAACCCTCTCGATATAACTATTACTGATATATGTGCTCTGCCTGCACATTTTTCAATACCGAAGAATAACCCTAGCTAGAAGTTCATGTTTAGAAAGTTGGTAGGTTCACACATGGAAACTTAACAAATATTGTCCATTTTAGTATTGATCGAGCATCATATGTGCGTCAGTTCTAAATACTTTGTTCATTGTGATCAGAGATAATACAAAAAAGCATATCCTTCAGTTCTGCAGATATTTTACAACTTCTCCGAACATGCATCCACCGACGTGCTCGGCGCTGTCCACAACTTCATCGTGTGAGAGCTTCTGCTCCAGATCTTCTTCCTCCATGGTCCTGGCACGCCGTGACGACCAGGTCTGCAACCAAAACTGAAGCACAGTGTTCTTGGAACCAAACTGAAGCAATGCAACGAGAAGTACAAAAACTTGGGCTGATGTACCTTGTCCTATACCCACTTCTTTGCCTGGATGTAGGAATCTGATAGAAAAAACAATGTGTGTCCCTCTACATATTCAAGAGGAAAATTTGATTGCTGAAAATGCTTGTGTTTATAGAATTTAATTTCGCTATATTTTTCTTATTTTAATTCAGTCCAGTATCTAATTTTAGTTCAGTTCAATTATCATTTTGGTTTAAGTTCAAGACaattcttattttattttatcgtcTTGTGCTTCCATCGATTCTGTGGTCTAGAGCAGCTATCGTGGTGTTAATTTGTGTCTTCTGACTTGTGCAGTTTGATTTCTTGGCACACTGTCTTGTCCATGTGTGTGGCATTAATCAACCGTCTAAAGGAGAAAGGTGTTCTAGATTAAATTCATCCATTTGTCAGTGCAAGTTTATTCTTTTTTGTGAGGCTTCAAGTTCAACTATGGGTTTGTTTGGACTTGCAAGATTCAGTTGACAACCACTACTGTGCAATGATATTATGGTACTATTGACATCAACATAGAGCCTCCACCTCCAGCGACGTGCCATGGCTCCTCCTCCCACCTTCCACGACACGCTGcagcggcggtcgccggcggaggGCGGAGCGTCGGCAACAACCACCTCTGCCCCGTCCTGCTCCTCCTCATCGCGTGACCATCTCCTTGGCCGCCCTGCACCTCGACGTCGAGCACTTCCCTCCCATGAGAGATCAGACGGACAAGGCGCTCCTGCCACCTTCTTCCCCGTGGATCCAGGTCCTGTTCCCCGTCGACAGCAGGAGACATGAGGTCACCTCCGGCACTGCTGGTGGTGTGAAGGCCGTCAAATGGTAAATTTCTGACCCTTGTAACCTCAGGTACTACTACAAAGCAGAAAGGATCTCTGTAAGTTAGTTAATAGCACCATGTCGCGCCTCTTGTGCTGCAAGACTGCTAGTTCTTCAACTAAAAAAATATACATTTCGCTTGCCATGCTTTCTGGATGTAGTATTACATGATATCAGTCCCaaaaaagtactccctccattcctaaatatttgtctttttagaaatttcaaatggactaccacatacggatgtatatagacatattttagagtgtagattcactcattttactccgtatgtagtcacttgttgaaatctctagaaagataaatatttaggaacggagggagtataaattTCTTCTATTGTCAGTTCAATTTTCTCTAGTATGTATGTTCTGAAGATGAGAGAATGGTTTGGTGGAGATGATGCATGTTTGTTTGCTTTTTATCATGATATATAGAAAGATGTTGGTAGCTCTAGTACATATACTACAACAGTTCATTGACAAAAAATATATCAGTTCAATACATACTTGGAAAAAAGCTCAATACTAAGTGTTCTCTACCTATCCTTACATTAGCTAGTCTTCACCATGTCCAGATAGTGCCTAGAAgaagttaactcatgcatttccATAAAACTATGTACTGATAAATCAGAACTCGTGCATTTCCATAAAATTCTGTAAGTTTCGTGTGTGTGCTTCTACAAATCTGAAATACTTTTCCAATCATACTAGTACTGATGCAATCACCTAAAAAAGTTGATGAAAAATTCTGTAAGTTTGGTGCGCATGCTGCTACAAATCTAAACTTCTTGTCCAGTCATTCTAGTACTGATGAAGATCAAGTTGACTGAAATAATGTAGTCGATTCCTGAGAACCTTACTAGTCCTATATATAGAAGTTGTGCCTGATAGCCATACATGACTTTTCTCTTTGTTGCCTGCTTGTTTTTtttaaaattctttgaacttatTTAGATAATATATTTGGACCTTTGCCACAACAACACGCTCCCCAGCCGGTCACGAGAAGAGCTGCGTGCAGGCCACCTTGTGCTCCGTCCTCGATCCGCCTCAGTCATCTCCCTCTCATCCTCTCTCTGCTCCGGGTGTGTGTGTGCAGGGAGTGGGAGCAGATAGAGCAGGGGAGTGGGAGGCCCTTCCATGGTGAATTCATAGGCATCTTCCATGGAGATTGTGATCTTTGCTTGAGGATTTATGTTGTTGGCCTGTCCACTGTAGTTCGATATTATTCTGTAACTTCAGATATATCACTTCCTCCATTCCATGCAGATAAAGAAGTTTTGAAGCAATTCCCAGTGTCTTTAGCAGCATTCATGGTTAAAAAGCAACAACTACCTCATCCGTTCGAGTTGAGCACTGGTCATCGTCCAAAGTTGAGCACTAGGTGTCGTCCAAGTTCAGAGAGGGTTATATGCAAGTACAAAAGTTTGTTTTAGTGAGAAAATGCGGCATTTTGACAATATTCTGTATGATTCATTTGTCCAACCTTAGAACTTGGCGATATTCAGTCTATTTTTCTATGATGAAGGCACACATGAAGTCATGTGCAATGGTTATACCCCTAGTGTTACAAAAATTTGTATTTTGTTTCTTCAAATGTGTTATGCGCCTATTTGATGAGGTAAAACAAAGTAAAATAGTGAAAATGTCATTAAAGACACTTGGAAGTACAAATGTAAAAAATAAATAAGTCCTGATTCTCCCAGGTAGGAAGTTTGGAGAAGAAAACATAAGTTTTAAAAAGAAGGGAATGGCAAAAATGTAAGTCCGTTCAACTATATAAACCATAAAGGTACGATGGTGATTACACCGTTAGTAAGGATAAGGATGAGAAAGAAAAttaaaaactaaaactaaaagaACATCAAGTGATTATTTTTTGAGAAGTACAAACTCTTTAGTACCATAAGTACCATAAAATTACAATTAAAAATTGCATCAGTTCTTACTCAAGGGAcaataaatttgaaaaaaaaaattgtacCAGTAAAAGTTCGGAGGAAGAAAAGCAACTTAATAAATGGAAAAAACGACAAGTTCACAACTACAAAAGTTGTATGTTCAAACATGACGTCTCAGATAAGTTTGGGaaaaagctcaaacaaaagaaaaaacCCACGGAAATTCAAATGGTAGAAGTTCAAGTCGCAAAATGC
The Aegilops tauschii subsp. strangulata cultivar AL8/78 chromosome 3, Aet v6.0, whole genome shotgun sequence genome window above contains:
- the LOC109740047 gene encoding uncharacterized protein isoform X1 — encoded protein: MLPIVLLSALPRAPQELISSCVCTLKRRNYCFLLEKAWCLVGVCVVPTSAFSIKTSRKREVISRYFTTSPNMHPPTCSALSTTSSCESFCSRSSSSMVLARRDDQFDFLAHCLVHVCGINQPSKGERASTSSDVPWLLLPPSTTRCSGGRRRRAERRQQPPLPRPAPPHRVTISLAALHLDVEHFPPMRDQTDKALLPPSSPWIQVLFPVDSRRHEVTSGTAGGVKAVKWEWEQIEQGSGRPFHGEFIGIFHGDCDLCLRIYVVGLSTVVRYYSVTSDISLPPFHADKEVLKQFPVSLAAFMVKKQQLPHPFELSTGHRPKLSTRCRPSSERVICKYKSLF
- the LOC109740047 gene encoding uncharacterized protein isoform X2, producing MLPIVLLSALPRAPQELISSCVCTLKRRNYCFLLEKAWCLVGVCVVPTSAFSIKTSRKREVISRYFTTSPNMHPPTCSALSTTSSCESFCSRSSSSMVLARRDDQFDFLAHCLVHVCGINQPSKGERASTSSDVPWLLLPPSTTRCSGGRRRRAERRQQPPLPRPAPPHRVTISLAALHLDVEHFPPMRDQTDKALLPPSSPWIQVLFPVDSRRHEVTSGTAGGVKAVK